One Pseudoliparis swirei isolate HS2019 ecotype Mariana Trench chromosome 4, NWPU_hadal_v1, whole genome shotgun sequence genomic window carries:
- the chd9 gene encoding chromodomain-helicase-DNA-binding protein 9 isoform X4, producing the protein MEVATQDKQEKANRIISEAIAKARQRGEKNIPRVMSPESFPSSSSQYKHRKREHKGKGKARTKGKGCRKACIIPSSKPNKKTKIGKIVIKIGKKKKRKPASSEESDDDPPPRHAARDDDFKRRSNRQVKRKKYAEELDARLSDDEVKAIGKAKKSGTAASKQSAVQLFVENPSEEDAAVVDKIMSSRIVKTEVSPGVVVEGEEFFVKYKNYSYLHCEWATEQQLVKDKRIQQKIKRFKLKQAQRALFFADMEEDPFNPDYVEVDRVLEVSYCEDKDTGEEVVYYLVKWSSLAYEDSTWELKDDVDQSKIEEFEQLQAVKPVTRRTERPPANLWKKRDQSREYRNGNSLRDYQLEGVNWLLFNWYNRRNCILADEMGLGKTIQSITFLQEILRVGIKGPFLIIAPLSTIANWEREFRSWTYHNVIVYHGSMVSRQMLQQYEMYFRDTQGRVVRGNYRFQALITTYEMILGGCPELNAIEWRCVIIDEAHRLKNKNCKLLEGFKLMNLKHKVLLTGTPLQNTVEELFSLLHFLEPARFPSENPFMQEFGDLKTEEQVQKLQAILKPMMLRRLKEDVEKKLAPKEETIIEVELTNIQKKYYRAILEKNFTFLAKGAGPANMPNLVNTMMELRKCCNHPYLIKGAEEKILEDFREVYSPTAIEFHLQAMVQSAGKLVLIDKLLPKMKAGGHRVLIFSQMVRCLDILEDYLIQRRYLYERIDGRVRGNMRQAAIDRFSKPDSERFVFLLCTRAGGLGINLTAADTCIIFDSDWNPQNDLQAQARCHRIGQNKAVKVYRLITRNSYEREMFDRASLKLGLDKAVLQSMSGRDNSLGGGGGAAQQLSKKAIEDLLRRGAYGAIMDDEDEGAKFCEEDIDQILQRRTKTITIESEGRGSTFAKASFVTSGNRTDISLDDPNFWDKWAQKADIDMEMANGRNSLVIDTPRVRKQTRPFSATKDELAELSEGNSESDDTKPKLRRNHDRLNSYGRTECFRVEKNLLVYGWGRWKDILNHGRFKKQLAEKDVESICRALLSYCLVHYRGDDKIKSFMWDLIAPTEDGQTKELQNHLGLSAPVPRGRKGKKVKVQSSSFDIHKAEWLRKHNPEHMLQDNGYKKHLKHHCNKVLLRVRMLYYLKQEVIGSQAQRVLDGVECSDIKIWVPDPDHSELPALWWDAVCDKCLLLGVYKHGYEKYNTVRADPTLCFLERVGRPDEKAIAAEQRGNDFMDGDVDDPEYKPAPALLKDDMEYDASSPGELIVTDNAGDAVPVTGGGGETSYWPSPSVLTARLRRLITASQRYTKSRQILQIHQTQSPSQSITTMSAPLCPLPPSFNDALNPKMVAKIERQQRWTRREEADFYRVVSTFGVVFDPNLGRFDWTKFRAMARLHKKTDESLQKYLCAFTAMCRRVCRLPPKEGDSAVDPSLTLLPITEERASRTLYRVELLRQVREQVLCHQLLYERLPLCQVSSDLTVWWEAGAHDRDLLIGAAKHGVSRTDYHILRDPELGFMAAQRNYSQTKAALHQSRASTPPPPPPPHPQGPAAGSVPTASPPPGGLVPKVEPASEWEEGLEKQGESWSPPPPPVTPTGLEERLEERPLGGEAGEEERQAAAAAVRTKPLTPNSSERKPKKASKRSRKEARRGSGSDPGGGGGSSSSSSSRSSSSSSSSSSSSHSGSSSSSSSSSGSSGSSSSSSSSSSDDSGGEGEEGKKKVPAAASVKGFDEDSAASPMAAQDETLGAHAAENGVANNASHPFQGYMLAASYWPKDRVIINRLDSICQAVLKGKWPGTRRVYEPGGAVASFYTTKLLDNANSGLCEDPSASPQGSKVTEHVAENKEFSVKLNDQEGSLKLTFQKQGLPLKRPLEAEEGPQAQQQYLARLHELQSASDTGLADITKPQCSFQTAPPGLTGQMRLNGGLDGQPLVKRRRGRRKNVEGMDLLFMNRSRVPSVPDQVPPGWGGIGQVGTAGDSGPGLSQSSNQVPSGDTDSRVPVINLKDGTRLAGDDAPRRKDLEQWLTEHPGFVADTGAFIPGVNKMQMQFHFQDGRPKQKRHRCRNPNKIDVNSLTGEERVQIINRRNARKVGGAFAPPLKDLCRFLQENPEYGVPPEWADVVKQSGYLPESMFDRILTGPIVPEEVSRRGRRPKNPLAKAAAAAASAPNPAAAAAAASALGLNPLLANGLLSGMDLSSLQAFQQNLQSLQSLQLTAGLMGLPSDAGNVAASNLAAMFPMMLSGMAGLPNLLGMSGLLGKQEGAGSSEETPKAEPSASGGPAHSSDSKGERTEGSAAPPSSFSSSSYAAAPQSASAASGHPLSLNPLMLSSMLYPGMLLTPGLNSDPALPPPPPPPAASQSTERRAAERDDEALEDDEDDDDDEEDSAEQKENSGPEGSGKAESSSSDSGGSSSSDDSDSSD; encoded by the exons GAGAATCCCAGTGAAGAAGATGCTGCTGTTGTGGACAAAATCATGTCTTCTCGTATCGTCAAGACGGAG GTTTCTCCAGGAGTGGTGGTCGAAGGAGAGGAGTTCTTTGTCAAATACAAAAACTA ctcctACCTGCACTGTGAGTGGGCCACGGAGCAGCAGCTGGTGAAGGACAAGAGGATTCAGCAGAAGATCAAACGCTTCAAGCTGAAACAAGCACAGAGGGCGCTCTTCTTTGCGGAT ATGGAAGAGGACCCCTTTAACCCGGACTATGTGGAGGTAGACCGAGTGCTGGAGGTGTCTTATTGTGAGGACAAAGACACGGGAGAG gaggtGGTGTACTACCTGGTGAAGTGGTCCTCTCTGGCTTATGAGGACAGCACCTGGGAGCTGAAGGACGACGTGGACCAGAGCAAGATTGAAGAGTTCGAGCAGCTGCAGGCAGTGAAGCCGGTCACACGCAGGACG GAACGGCCCCCGGCCAATCTGTGGAAGAAGAGGGACCAGTCGAGAGAATACAGGAATGGCAACAGCCTCAGGGACTACCAGCTGGAAGGGGTCAACTGGCTCCTCTTCAACTGGTACAACAG ACGTAACTGCATCCTGGCCGACGAGATGGGCCTCGGCAAGACCATCCAGTCCATCACGTTCCTGCAGGAGATCCTCCGCGTGGGCATCAAAGGGCCGTTCCTCATCATCGCGCCGCTCTCCACCATCGCCAACTGGGAGCGCGAGTTCCGTTCGTGGACCTATCACAACGTCATCGTCTACCACGGCAGCATGGTCAGCCGGCAGATGCTCCAGCAGTACGAGATGTATTTCAGGGATACGCAG GGCCGTGTGGTGCGAGGCAACTACAGGTTCCAGGCCCTCATCACCACGTACGAGATGATCCTGGGAGGCTGCCCCGAACTCAACGCCATCGAGTGGCGATGCGTCATCATCGACGAGGCCCACCGCCTCAAGAACAAGAACTGCAAGCTGCTGGAGGGCTTCAAGCTCATGAACCTG AAGCACAAGGTCCTGCTGACGGGAACGCCTCTCCAGAACACCGTGGAGGAGCTCTTCAGCCTGCTCCACTTCCTGGAGCCGGCCCGCTTCCCATCGGAAAACCCCTTCATGCAGGAATTTGGAGACCTGAAGACTGAGGAGCAG GTGCAGAAGCTTCAGGCGATCCTGAAGCCCATGATGCTGCGCCGGCTGAAGGAGGACGTGGAGAAGAAGTTGGCGCCCAAAGAGGAAACCATCATCGAGGTTGAGCTCACCAACATTCAAAAGAAATACTACCGCGCCATCCTGGAGAAGAACTTCACCTTCCTGGCCAAAGGAGCGGGCCCGGCCAACATGCCCAACCTGGTGAACACCATGATGGAGCTGAGGAAGTGCTGCAACCACCCCTACCTCATTAAAG GAGCAGAGGAGAAGATCCTCGAGGACTTCCGGGAGGTGTACAGCCCCACCGCGATTGAGTTTCACCTGCAGGCGATGGTGCAGTCAGCCGGGAAGCTGGTCCTCATCGACAAGCTGCTGCCCAAGATGAAGGCCGGAGGCCACCGGGTGCTCATCTTCTCCCAGATGGTGCGCTGCCTCGACATCTTGGAAGACTACCTCATCCAGAGAAG GTACTTGTACGAGCGAATCGACGGCCGCGTTCGTGGGAACATGCGGCAGGCGGCCATCGACCGCTTCAGTAAGCCCGACTCGGAGCGCTTCGTTTTCCTTCTGTGCACGAGGGCCGGCGGCCTGGGCATCAACCTCACGGCGGCAGACACCTGCATCATCTTCGACTCGGACTGGAACCCGCAGAACGACTTGCAG GCCCAGGCGCGCTGCCACCGGATCGGCCAGAACAAAGCCGTGAAGGTGTACCGCCTCATCACCAGGAACTCGTACGAGCGAGAAATGTTCGACCGCGCCAGCCTCAAGCTCGGCCTGGACAAAGCCGTGCTGCAGAGCATGAGCGGCCGAGACAACAGCCTgggcggagggggaggg GCGGCGCAGCAGCTCTCCAAGAAGGCGATTGAGGACCTGCTGCGACGCGGCGCCTACGGGGCCATCATGGACGATGAGGACGAGGGGGCCAAGTTCTGCGAGGAGGACATCGACCAGATCCTGCAGCGCAGGACCAAGACCATCACCATCGAGTCCGAGGGACGGGGATCCACCTTCGCCAAG GCCAGTTTTGTGACGTCCGGAAACCGCACAGACATttctctggatgaccccaacTTCTGGGACAAGTGGGCCCAAAAGGCCGACATTGATATGGAAATGGCAAACGGCAGA AACAGCTTGGTGATCGACACTCCTCGCGTCCGGAAGCAGACGAGGCCGTTCAGCGCCACCAAGGACGAGTTGGCGGAGCTCTCGGAGGGCAACAGCGAGAGCGACGACACCAAACCCAAACTCAGGCGCAACCACGACCGCCTCAACAGCTACGGGCGCACagagtgcttcagggtggagaaGAACCTGCTGGTGTATGG GTGGGGTCGTTGGAAGGATATTCTCAATCACGGGCGTTTTAAGAAGCAGCTCGCGGAGAAGGACGTGGAGTCCATCTGCAGAGCCCTCCTGTCCTACTGCCTGGTCCACTACCGCGGAGACGACAAGATCAAAAGCTTCATGTGGGACCTGATCGCCCCGACCGAGGACGGACAAACCAAGGAGCTGCAGAACCACCTGG GGTTGTCTGCTCCCGTCCCCCGTGGCAGAAAGGGCAAGAAGGTGAAAGTCCAGTCCAGCTCCTTCGACATCCACAAAGCCGAGTGGCTCCGCAAACACAACCCGGAGCACATGCTGCAGGACAACGGCTACAAGAAGCACCTCAAGCATCACTGCAACAA GGTGCTGCTCCGGGTCAGAATGCTCTACTACCTGAAACAAGAGGTGATAGGAAGCCAGGCCCAGAGGGTGCTGGACGGCGTGGAGTGCAG TGACATAAAGATCTGGGTCCCGGACCCCGACCATTCCGAGCTGCCGGCCTTGTGGTGGGACGCCGTCTGTGACAAGTGTCTGCTGCTGGGCGTCTATAAGCACG GTTATGAGAAGTACAACACGGTGCGCGCCGACCCGACGCTGTGCTTCCTAGAGCGCGTGGGCCGACCGGACGAGAAGGCCATCGCCGCCGAGCAGAGGGGCAACGACTTCATGGACGG ggatgtGGATGACCCAGAGTACAAGCCTGCTCCCGCTCTGCTGAAGGACGATATGGAG TATGACGCCTCGTCTCCTGGAGAGTTGATTGTCACTGACAACGCCGGAG ACGCAGTTCCAGTGACGGGCGGTGGCGGTGAAACCTCCTACTGGCCGTCCCCCTCGGTGCTGACGGCCCGGCTCAGGCGCCTCATCACGGCCTCCCAGCGCTACACCAAGAGCCGGCAGATCCTCCAGATCCACCAAACCCAATCTCCGTCTCAGTCGATCACGACGATGTCCGCCCCGCTCTGTCCGCTGCCGCCCTCGTTCAACGACGCCCTCAACCCCAAGATGGTCGCCAAGATCGAACGGCAACAAAG GTGGACCAGGCGAGAAGAAGCCGACTTCTACCGCGTGGTCTCGACTTTCGGCGTCGTGTTCGACCCGAACCTCGGCCGGTTCGACTGGACCAAGTTCCGGGCCATGGCCCGGCTGCACAAGAAGACCGACGAGAGCCTGCAGAAATACCTGTGTGCTTTCACCGCCATGTGCCGAAGGGTGTGCCGCCTGCCGCCCAAAGAGGGAG actccGCGGTGGACCCGTCTCTCACCCTCCTGCCCATCACGGAGGAGCGAGCGTCTCGCACGCTGTACCGGGTGGAGTTGCTCCGCCAGGTGAGGGAACAGGTGCTCTGCCACCAGCTGCTCTACGAGCGCCTGCCGCTGTGCCAGGTGAGCTCCGACCTGACGGTGTGGTGGGAGGCCGGCGCCCACGACCGCGACCTGCTGATCGGTGCCGCCAAACACGGCGTCAGCCGCACGGATTACCACATCCTGAGAGACCCTGAACTCGGCTTCATGGCCGCCCAGCGCAACTACAGCCAGACGAAAGCCGCGCTGCATCAGTCCCGCGCCTCcaccccgccgccgccgccgccgccgcacccTCAGGGCCCGGCCGCCGGCTCGGTGCCGACGGCCTCGCCTCCGCCCGGCGGGCTCGTACCCAAAGTGGAGCCGGCCTCCGAGTGGGAGGAGGGCCTGGAGAAGCAGGGGGAGAGTTGgagccctcctccgccgccgGTGACTCCCACGGGGCTGGAGGAGCGGCTGGAGGAGCGGCCGCTGGGCGGCGAAgccggcgaggaggagaggcaggcggcggcggcggcggtgagaACCAAGCCGCTCACGCCCAACTCCTCCGAGAGGAAACCGAAGAAGGCCAGCAAGAGGAGCCGCAAGGAGGCCAGGCGAGGCTCGGGGTCCGacccgggcggcggcggcggctcctccTCGAGCTCTTCCtcgcgctcctcttcctcctcctcctcctcttcttcctcgtcaCATTCcgggtccagctcctcctcctcttcatcgtctgGCTCCTCTGgctcgtcgtcgtcctcctcctcctcatcttctgaCGACAGCggaggtgagggagaggaggggaagaagaaag tgcCGGCGGCAGCCAGCGTGAAGGGCTTCGACGAGGACAGCGCGGCGTCTCCGATGGCGGCGCAGGACGAAACCCTCGGCGCCCACGCGGCCGAGAACGGCGTCGCCAACAACGCCTCGCATCCGTTCCAGGGGTACATGCTCGCTGCGTCCTACTGGCCGAAG gaTCGCGTGATCATCAACCGCCTGGACAGCATCTGCCAGGCGGTGCTGAAGGGCAAGTGGCCCGGAACCCGCCGGGTCTACGAGCCCGGAGGCGCGGTGGCCTCCTTCTACACCACCAAGCTGCTGGACAACGCCAACAGCGGCCTGTGCGAGGACCCCTCTGCCTCGCCACAGGGGTCAAAGGTGACCGAGCATGTTGCAGAAAACAAGGAGTTCTCAGTCAAACTCAACGAT caggAGGGAAGTCTGAAGTTGACCTTCCAGAAACAAGGTCTACCTCTGAAGAGGCCCCTGGAGGCCGAGGAGGGGCCCCAGGCCCAGCAGCAGTACCTGGCGCGGCTTCACGAGCTGCAGAGCGCCTCGGACACGGGCCTGGCCGACATCACCAAGCCTCAGTGCAGCTTCCAGACGG CGCCTCCAGGTCTCACTGGTCAGATGAGGCTGAACGGAGGACTGGACGGTCAGCCgctggtgaagaggaggaggggaaggaggaagaacGTGGAGGGGATGGACCTGCTCTTCATGAACAGGAGTAGAGTCCCTTCTGTTCCTGATCAG GTGCCTCCAGGGTGGGGCGGTATTGGCCAGGTGGGCACGGCCGGGGACTCCGGGCCGGGCTTAAGCCAGAGCTCCAATCAGGTCCCATCCGGGGACACCGACAGCCGGGTCCCCGTCATCAACCTCAAAGACGGCACCAGGCTGGCCGGGGACGACGCCCCCAGGAGGAAAGACCTGGAGCAGTGGCTGACGGAGCACCCTGGCTTTGTGGCCGACACGGGAGCTTTTATCCCC GGTGTAAATAAGATGCAAATGCAGTTCCACTTCCAGGACGGGCGTCCCAAGCAGAAGAGGCACCGCTGCAGGAACCCCAACAAGATCGACGTGAACAGTCTGACCGGAGAGGAGCGCGTGCAGATCATCAACAGGAGGAACGCCCGCAAG GTCGGCGGCGCCTTCGCTCCCCCCCTGAAGGATCTGTGCCGGTTCCTTCAGGAGAACCCGGAGTACGGAGTCCCGCCCGAATGGGCCGACGTGGTCAAACAGTCG GGTTACCTCCCGGAGAGCATGTTTGACAGAATCCTGACGGGCCCCATCGTTCCCGAGGAGGTGAGCCGGCGTGGGCGTCGACCTAAGAATCCTCTGGccaaggcggcggcggcggccgcatCGGCGCCCaacccggcggcggcggcggcggcggcctccgCGCTCGGCCTGAACCCCCTGCTGGCCAACGGCCTCCTCTCCGGCATGGACCTGAGCAGCCTGCAGGCCTTCCAGCAAAACCTCCAGAGCCTGCAGTCCCTGCAGCTCACCGCGGGCCTGATGGGTTTGCCGTCCGACGCCGGCAACGTGGCGGCGAGCAACTTGGCGGCcatgtttcccatgatgctctctggcaTGGCGGGACTCCCGAACCTGCTCGGCATGAGCGGCTTGCTGGGGAAGCAGGAGGGCGCGGGGAGCTCCGAGGAGACGCCGAAGGCAGAGCCGTCTGCCTccggaggccccgcccactcctcggACTCCAAAGGGGAAAGGACCGAGGGGTCGGCCGCGCCTCCttccagcttctcctcctcctcctacgcCGCCGCCCCACAAAGTGCTTCGGCCGCCTCCGGTCACCCGCTGTCTCTTAACCCCTTGATGCTCTCCAGTATGCTTTACCCAGGGATGCTCCTCACTCCAGGCCTTAACAGTGAccccgccctccctcctcctcctcctcctcccgccgccTCCCAGTCGACGGAGCGGCGAGCGGCAGAGAGGGACGACGAGGCGTTGGAAGACGAcgaagacgacgacgacgacgaagagGACTCTGCGGAACAAAAGGAGAACAGTGGTCCCGAGGGGTCGGGCAAAGCGGAGTCGTCTTCATCCGACTCCGGGGGCTCGTCTTCATCGGATGATTCCGACTCGAGTGATTAG